Proteins encoded together in one Pseudomonas sp. ADAK13 window:
- the bamA gene encoding outer membrane protein assembly factor BamA, producing MNFSRLLCSVALLLNVTLAHAEAFKISDIRINGLQRVSAGSVFGALPLNVGDEADDRRLVDSTRALFKTGFFQDIQLSRDGDVLIINVVERPSVSSIEFEGNKAISTEDLLKGMKQSGLAEGEIFQRATLEGMRNELQRQYVAQGRYAATVDTEVLPQPRNRVGLKIKIDEGAVAAIQHINVVGNTVFTDKELATTFTLKTSNWLSFFTNDDKYAREKLTGDLERLRSYYLDRGYINMDITSTQVSITPDKKHVYITVNVNEGEKYTVREVKLSGDLKVPQDQVQSLLLVQKGQVFSRKLMTTTSDLITRRLGNDGYTFANVNGVPTPHDDDHTVDITFNVDPGKRAYVNRINFRGNTKTDDQVLRREMRQMEGGWASTYLIDQSKVRLERLGFFKEVNVETPAVAGVDDQLDVNYAVEEQASGSITASVGFAQDAGLILGGSITQNNFLGTGNYASLGLTRSQYQSKYNIGFTNPYFTPDGVSLGYNAFYSATDYNNYYDDGSGVSYYSINSYGLGATIGYPINETSRLSFGLTVQHDSIDPGIYSSDEIYDFLQREGSEFTNFKANLGWSESTLNKGVMPTRGYSQNLNLTVTLPGSDLSFYKLDYSGQTFVPVTTSTTLRFHTKLGYANGYGSTDGLPFYENYTAGGEGSVRGFESGTLGPRSTPATGAYASAGQQYYTDRDAEALGGNILITGGAEYLFPMPFLKDNKSVRTSVFWDVGNVYSNKCALSTTQGCNGVDLSQLGASVGVGATWYSPLGPLSINLALPVRTPENATRQVFQFSMGQNF from the coding sequence ATGAATTTTTCGCGCCTGCTCTGCTCGGTTGCGCTGCTGCTCAATGTCACACTTGCACACGCTGAAGCCTTCAAAATCTCGGATATCCGTATCAACGGTCTGCAACGGGTCTCTGCGGGCAGCGTGTTTGGTGCCTTGCCGCTGAACGTGGGGGACGAGGCGGATGATCGACGGCTGGTGGATTCCACCCGCGCGTTGTTCAAGACCGGCTTCTTCCAGGACATTCAGCTGAGCCGCGACGGCGATGTATTGATCATCAATGTGGTCGAGCGCCCGTCGGTGTCCAGCATCGAGTTCGAAGGCAACAAGGCTATCTCCACCGAAGACCTGCTCAAAGGCATGAAGCAGTCGGGCCTGGCTGAGGGCGAGATCTTCCAGCGCGCCACCCTCGAAGGCATGCGCAACGAGCTGCAGCGCCAGTACGTGGCCCAGGGTCGCTACGCGGCGACCGTCGACACCGAAGTGTTGCCACAGCCGCGTAACCGCGTGGGCCTGAAGATCAAGATTGACGAAGGCGCGGTGGCGGCGATCCAGCACATCAACGTGGTGGGCAACACGGTGTTTACCGACAAGGAACTGGCCACGACCTTCACCCTCAAGACCAGCAACTGGTTATCGTTCTTCACCAACGATGACAAGTACGCCCGTGAAAAACTCACCGGCGACCTGGAGCGCCTGCGCTCCTATTACCTGGACCGTGGCTATATCAACATGGACATCACCTCGACCCAGGTGTCCATCACCCCGGACAAGAAGCACGTCTACATCACCGTCAACGTCAACGAGGGCGAGAAGTACACCGTGCGTGAGGTGAAACTCAGCGGCGACTTGAAAGTGCCCCAGGACCAGGTCCAGTCCCTGCTGCTGGTGCAGAAAGGCCAGGTGTTCTCGCGCAAGCTGATGACCACCACCTCCGACCTGATCACCCGGCGCCTGGGTAACGACGGCTACACCTTCGCCAACGTCAACGGCGTGCCCACGCCCCACGATGACGACCACACCGTGGACATCACCTTTAACGTCGACCCGGGCAAGCGCGCCTACGTGAACCGCATCAACTTCCGGGGCAACACCAAGACCGACGACCAGGTACTGCGCCGGGAAATGCGCCAGATGGAAGGCGGCTGGGCCTCGACCTACCTGATCGACCAGTCCAAGGTTCGCCTGGAGCGCCTGGGTTTCTTTAAAGAGGTCAACGTCGAAACCCCGGCCGTGGCGGGTGTCGATGACCAGCTGGATGTGAACTACGCCGTCGAAGAACAGGCGTCCGGCTCGATCACCGCCAGCGTCGGGTTTGCCCAGGATGCCGGCCTGATACTCGGCGGTTCGATCACCCAGAACAACTTCCTGGGCACCGGGAATTACGCCAGCCTGGGCTTGACCCGCTCGCAGTATCAAAGCAAGTACAACATCGGGTTTACCAACCCCTACTTCACACCGGACGGGGTGAGCCTGGGCTATAACGCGTTCTACAGCGCCACCGATTACAACAACTACTACGACGATGGCAGCGGGGTTTCCTACTACTCCATCAACAGCTACGGCCTCGGCGCTACGATCGGCTACCCGATCAATGAAACCTCGCGGTTGAGTTTCGGCCTGACCGTGCAACACGACAGCATCGACCCGGGGATCTACAGCTCTGATGAGATCTACGACTTTCTGCAGCGTGAAGGCAGCGAGTTCACCAACTTCAAGGCGAACCTGGGGTGGTCGGAGTCGACGTTGAACAAAGGCGTGATGCCGACTCGTGGCTACTCGCAGAATTTGAACCTGACGGTGACGCTTCCGGGCAGTGACTTGAGCTTCTACAAACTCGACTACTCCGGGCAGACGTTCGTGCCGGTCACTACCTCTACTACGCTGCGTTTTCATACCAAGTTGGGTTATGCCAACGGATACGGTTCGACTGACGGATTGCCGTTTTATGAAAACTACACCGCTGGGGGCGAGGGTTCGGTGCGTGGGTTTGAGAGCGGGACGCTTGGGCCGCGCAGTACGCCGGCCACTGGCGCGTATGCCAGTGCGGGTCAGCAGTACTACACCGACCGGGATGCTGAGGCGCTGGGGGGCAATATCCTGATCACGGGCGGGGCGGAGTATCTGTTTCCGATGCCGTTTCTCAAGGACAACAAATCGGTGCGTACTTCGGTGTTCTGGGATGTGGGCAACGTTTACTCGAACAAGTGCGCCCTGAGTACTACCCAGGGGTGCAACGGGGTTGACCTTAGTCAGCTGGGCGCTTCTGTGGGTGTCGGGGCTACGTGGTACAGCCCGCTGGGGCCGTTGAGTATCAACCTGGCGCTGCCGGTTCGCACACCGGAGAATGCGACCAGGCAGGTGTTCCAGTTCTCCATGGGGCAGAATTTCTGA
- a CDS encoding response regulator transcription factor, which produces MIRVLLVDDDQELTEMLGQYLEHEGFEATCVHTGEEGEVEALSGRYSIVVLDVMLPRLSGIEVLRRIRASSQVPVVLLTARGDNIDRITGLELGADDYVPKPSSPGELVARLRAIMRRVQPVGQPTGEVITTGALMLWPGKRQARWNGCELGLTSTEFSLLEVLARCAGQVVSKKDLSLNALGCPLTRYDRRIDVHISSIRQKLGPRPDAKAWIQSVRGLGYLLIAE; this is translated from the coding sequence ATGATCCGCGTATTGCTAGTCGACGATGACCAGGAACTGACTGAAATGCTCGGCCAATACCTGGAGCATGAAGGCTTTGAGGCGACCTGCGTGCACACCGGCGAGGAGGGTGAAGTGGAGGCGTTGTCGGGGCGCTACAGCATTGTGGTGCTGGATGTGATGCTGCCCAGGCTGTCGGGCATAGAAGTGCTCAGGCGCATCCGCGCCAGCAGCCAGGTGCCGGTGGTGTTGCTCACCGCCCGTGGCGACAACATCGACCGCATCACCGGGCTGGAGCTTGGCGCGGACGATTACGTGCCCAAGCCCAGTTCCCCGGGTGAACTGGTGGCGCGCCTGCGCGCGATCATGCGCCGGGTGCAACCCGTGGGCCAGCCGACCGGGGAGGTCATAACGACCGGCGCCCTGATGCTGTGGCCCGGCAAACGCCAGGCCCGTTGGAACGGTTGCGAGCTGGGGCTGACCAGTACCGAATTCAGCCTGCTTGAAGTGCTGGCCCGGTGCGCCGGCCAGGTGGTGAGCAAAAAGGACCTGTCCCTCAATGCCCTGGGCTGCCCGTTGACCCGTTATGACCGACGCATCGACGTGCACATCAGCAGCATTCGCCAGAAGTTGGGCCCGCGCCCGGATGCCAAGGCCTGGATCCAGAGCGTGCGCGGCCTCGGTTACCTGTTGATCGCCGAATGA
- a CDS encoding HAMP domain-containing sensor histidine kinase produces the protein MMKPSRLFWKLFLAFWLATSLTFLVGLSILVAGSLGPGDHHLDAILASEEQLLEQYGVDSGRQLLAVWQPAHGQAIGVYDSAGQLLAGTPVSQVAYEKSLISKDGAALSLRSSQPPHEPGRLGHWIPLIIGTVMSALFSGYMAYYLAWPLAYLRRAMGDVARGHFETRVRPMMGKRRDEIVDLAEDCDRMANQLKLLVEAQQQLLHDISHELRSPLTRMQVAIGLLLQDPARQEMLGRIQRESARMDTLIEALLTLARMQGRPESIEREPVDIIELLAVIVEDAQFEAGIKGCRVSLQACPDFVSRASGELLYRCFENIVRNAVRYTRPDTTVLVTAQINPYTPWLRVLISDQGPGVEPLRLPRIFWPFERGPNDADSGFGLGLAIALRAVEMHGGTIVAYNQPPGGLTVEINLPRVGSLHDITLA, from the coding sequence ATGATGAAGCCCAGCCGGCTGTTCTGGAAACTGTTCCTGGCCTTTTGGCTGGCCACCAGCCTGACGTTCCTGGTGGGGTTGAGCATTCTCGTGGCGGGCAGCCTTGGCCCCGGGGATCACCATCTGGACGCGATCCTGGCCAGCGAAGAACAGTTGCTGGAACAGTACGGTGTCGATTCGGGCCGCCAGCTCCTGGCGGTGTGGCAGCCAGCCCACGGCCAAGCCATTGGCGTGTATGACAGTGCCGGTCAATTGCTGGCCGGCACGCCGGTCTCGCAGGTGGCCTATGAAAAGTCGCTGATCAGCAAGGACGGGGCCGCGCTGTCGCTCAGGTCTTCCCAGCCTCCCCACGAACCCGGCCGGCTGGGTCATTGGATTCCGTTGATCATCGGCACCGTAATGAGTGCGCTGTTCAGCGGGTATATGGCCTATTACCTGGCGTGGCCGCTGGCGTACCTGCGGCGGGCGATGGGTGACGTGGCCCGGGGGCACTTCGAAACCCGGGTGCGGCCGATGATGGGCAAGCGCCGTGATGAAATCGTTGACCTGGCCGAAGACTGCGATCGAATGGCCAACCAGCTCAAACTGCTGGTGGAGGCCCAGCAACAGCTGCTGCACGACATCTCCCACGAACTGCGCTCGCCGTTGACGCGCATGCAGGTGGCCATCGGGCTGCTGCTGCAAGACCCGGCACGCCAGGAAATGCTCGGGCGCATCCAGCGTGAGTCGGCGCGCATGGACACGCTGATCGAGGCGCTGTTGACCCTGGCGCGCATGCAGGGCCGCCCCGAAAGTATCGAGCGCGAGCCGGTGGATATCATCGAGCTGCTGGCCGTGATTGTCGAAGACGCGCAGTTCGAGGCGGGCATCAAAGGCTGTCGTGTCAGCTTGCAGGCGTGCCCTGACTTTGTCAGTCGTGCCAGCGGCGAGCTGTTGTACCGGTGTTTCGAAAATATCGTTCGAAATGCGGTGCGCTACACGCGACCGGATACGACGGTGCTGGTCACAGCGCAGATCAACCCCTACACACCCTGGCTGAGGGTCTTGATCAGTGACCAGGGGCCGGGGGTTGAACCGCTGCGGTTGCCGCGTATTTTCTGGCCCTTCGAGCGCGGCCCGAATGACGCCGATAGCGGTTTCGGACTGGGCCTGGCGATCGCCTTGCGGGCCGTGGAAATGCATGGCGGCACCATCGTGGCGTACAACCAGCCACCCGGCGGGTTGACCGTGGAGATCAACCTGCCCCGGGTGGGATCTTTACACGATATTACATTGGCTTGA
- a CDS encoding alkaline phosphatase D family protein: protein MTFDLNRRQALRLLAGAAAAPLILRYGSALAGVATPFTLGVASGDPWPDGFVIWTRLSTLPLFPGNEYALPASIPVDWEVGLDENFSRIAQRGRTQALAINGHAVHVELHGLQPGREYWYRFIALGERGPTGRALTLPALNARVDRLKLGVASCAHYERGLFSAYRHMANERPDLVLFLGDYIYEYTNKPGTPGLARSYGAPEATDLAGYRYRYALHKTDPDLQQLHAAAPWIATWDDHEVQDDYSGLSSQDPSVTVAAFQQRRAAAYQAFLENMPVRRPPIGSNGSPQIYRRFTYGDLAAIPVLDGRQYRSRQPCYQAPNFGKGHMELSRCVDLADPGRTLLGFEQERWLYDGLRRSDSRWNLLAQDLLVAPLRAQKPGSDDARYWTDSWDGFQAARGRLIDNLRDSRAANPVVLSGDYHSFWANHLYERPEDPDSRLVAAEFVGTSITSNGPSYEAVQSILPDNPQIRFYDSRPRGYLSLELTPERLEVRMQAISDRLDPNATVSTLKQFVVESGSPQVLPA, encoded by the coding sequence ATGACGTTTGATCTCAATCGCCGGCAGGCCTTGCGCCTGCTGGCCGGGGCGGCTGCCGCCCCGCTAATCCTGCGCTACGGCAGTGCCCTGGCCGGCGTGGCCACGCCGTTTACCCTGGGGGTCGCCAGCGGCGATCCCTGGCCGGACGGCTTTGTCATCTGGACCCGCCTGAGCACCCTGCCGCTGTTCCCCGGCAACGAGTACGCGTTACCGGCGAGCATCCCGGTGGACTGGGAAGTGGGCCTGGACGAAAACTTCAGCCGCATCGCCCAGCGCGGTCGCACCCAGGCCCTGGCGATCAATGGCCACGCGGTGCATGTGGAACTGCACGGCCTGCAGCCGGGGCGGGAATACTGGTACCGTTTTATCGCGCTGGGCGAACGCGGTCCGACGGGCCGCGCGCTGACGCTGCCGGCGCTCAACGCCAGGGTCGACCGCCTGAAACTCGGCGTGGCCTCCTGCGCGCATTACGAGCGTGGCCTGTTCAGCGCCTATCGGCACATGGCCAATGAACGGCCCGACCTGGTGCTGTTTCTCGGCGACTACATCTACGAATACACCAACAAGCCCGGTACCCCGGGCCTGGCCCGCAGCTATGGGGCGCCCGAGGCCACGGACCTCGCCGGCTACCGCTATCGCTACGCGCTGCACAAGACCGACCCGGACCTGCAACAACTGCACGCCGCCGCGCCGTGGATCGCCACCTGGGACGACCATGAAGTACAGGACGACTACTCGGGCCTTTCCTCCCAGGACCCAAGCGTCACTGTGGCCGCGTTCCAGCAACGGCGAGCGGCGGCGTATCAAGCGTTCCTGGAAAACATGCCGGTGCGTCGCCCGCCCATAGGCAGCAATGGCAGCCCGCAGATTTACCGGCGGTTTACCTACGGCGACCTGGCCGCCATCCCGGTACTCGATGGCCGACAATATCGCTCGCGCCAGCCGTGCTACCAGGCACCGAACTTCGGCAAGGGCCATATGGAATTGAGCCGTTGCGTCGACCTCGCCGACCCCGGGCGCACCCTGCTGGGTTTCGAGCAGGAGCGCTGGCTGTATGACGGCCTGCGCCGCAGCGACAGCCGCTGGAACCTGCTGGCCCAGGACCTGCTGGTGGCCCCGCTGCGGGCGCAAAAACCCGGCAGCGATGACGCCCGTTACTGGACCGACAGCTGGGATGGTTTCCAGGCCGCGCGGGGCCGCCTGATTGACAACCTGCGGGACAGCCGCGCGGCCAATCCGGTGGTGCTCAGCGGCGACTACCACTCCTTCTGGGCCAACCATCTCTACGAACGGCCTGAAGACCCCGACTCACGGCTGGTGGCCGCGGAGTTTGTCGGCACCTCCATCACCTCCAACGGGCCCAGCTATGAAGCGGTGCAATCGATCCTGCCGGACAACCCGCAGATTCGCTTCTACGACAGCCGCCCGCGCGGGTACCTGTCACTGGAGCTGACGCCGGAACGGCTGGAGGTGCGGATGCAGGCGATCTCGGATCGGCTGGACCCGAATGCCACGGTCTCGACCCTCAAGCAGTTTGTGGTGGAGAGTGGCAGCCCGCAGGTGCTGCCGGCCTGA
- a CDS encoding TonB-dependent receptor yields MHPLLRYPRPTKPTRPFILASAPFMVLLAGDALGAEQPVTTALPQVTVTAQRHEESAQDVGIALTALSGQDLQDKGVTKVNDLQNYVPNLDIAPQYGGGNPLFRIRGVGLKDYGSNNTSTVGVYLDQVALPYPIQTQGQLFDLERVEVLRGPQGTLYGRNSTAGAINFITNKPTREFHGGLTTNYGSYNASNVEGFLSGPLTDTLRARLAVITEQGGAWQENRVTGQSLGDKDNTSVRGQFDWDATPDINFNLTLHAGQDKSDSLGSYLYQGLKPNATNGRGYSAIGAESDPSKTGWGLTPGFARLTGLSVGDKPHRDNDNTGFALTGTFDLNDHLSVTSITASDRFHRREYIDWDASVIPQSDEYFDSKIEVFSQELRLASHDNERFNWQTGLYFAQDRLDENFYSDFSANLGYGTYTSYTQKSNTYSAFAQGDYQLTDDWKLIVGLRQEKEHRELQDFSTQRILVNSGVYSLGQLSFPAADSDLDSNSTSWKLGLEYQVTPSTLLYSTISRGIKSGGFTAYNSSYAEQIAPVKPEKLLAYELGFKSDLSDTLRINGSAFYYDYRDQQYQSQVWISQQIGNVGRLVNIPKSKIYGYEFELQWEPLPGLTLGQYFGTKKGKYLDYKGLDSTATRAVGFAYPVYTDFSGSSLTNFPKISYGGQLQYVWDVGGFTFSAESDYSFHDRIVGSNGTTTQKYWLANARLGITPKGSHWSGALWARNVFDKQYDLYHGSFLSNAQIATPGEPRTVGVQASYTF; encoded by the coding sequence ATGCACCCTCTGCTCCGTTACCCGCGCCCCACCAAACCCACGCGCCCATTCATCCTCGCCAGTGCGCCGTTCATGGTCCTGCTGGCGGGGGACGCCTTAGGCGCGGAACAACCTGTCACCACCGCCCTGCCCCAAGTTACGGTGACCGCCCAACGCCACGAAGAATCTGCCCAGGACGTGGGTATCGCCCTCACTGCCCTCAGCGGCCAGGACCTGCAAGACAAGGGCGTGACCAAGGTCAACGACCTGCAAAACTACGTGCCCAACCTCGACATCGCGCCCCAGTACGGCGGCGGCAACCCGCTGTTCCGCATACGCGGTGTGGGCCTCAAGGACTACGGCAGCAACAACACCTCCACCGTCGGCGTGTACCTCGACCAGGTGGCGTTGCCCTACCCGATCCAGACCCAGGGCCAACTCTTCGACCTGGAGCGCGTGGAAGTCTTGCGCGGCCCCCAGGGCACGCTGTACGGGCGCAACAGCACCGCCGGCGCGATCAACTTCATCACCAACAAACCCACCCGGGAATTCCACGGCGGGCTGACCACCAACTACGGTTCCTACAACGCCAGCAACGTCGAAGGCTTTCTCTCCGGTCCGCTGACCGACACCTTGCGCGCCCGCCTCGCCGTCATCACCGAACAAGGCGGCGCCTGGCAAGAGAACCGCGTGACCGGGCAAAGCCTCGGGGACAAGGACAACACCTCGGTGCGCGGCCAGTTCGACTGGGACGCCACCCCCGACATCAACTTCAACCTGACCCTGCATGCCGGCCAGGACAAGTCCGACAGCCTGGGCTCCTACCTGTATCAGGGCCTCAAGCCCAATGCGACCAATGGCCGGGGCTACTCGGCCATCGGTGCCGAGAGCGACCCAAGCAAAACCGGCTGGGGCCTGACCCCGGGTTTTGCCAGGCTCACGGGCCTGTCGGTCGGTGACAAACCCCATCGCGACAACGACAACACCGGCTTCGCCCTCACCGGCACCTTCGACCTCAACGACCATTTGAGTGTCACCAGCATCACCGCCTCCGACCGTTTCCACCGGCGTGAATACATCGACTGGGACGCCTCGGTGATCCCGCAATCCGACGAATATTTCGACTCGAAAATCGAGGTGTTCTCCCAGGAATTGCGCCTGGCGTCCCACGACAACGAGCGCTTCAACTGGCAGACCGGCCTGTATTTCGCCCAGGACCGCCTCGACGAAAACTTCTATTCGGACTTCAGCGCCAACCTCGGCTACGGCACCTACACCTCGTACACCCAGAAGTCGAACACCTACAGTGCCTTCGCCCAGGGCGACTACCAACTGACCGACGACTGGAAACTGATCGTCGGCCTGCGCCAGGAAAAAGAACACCGCGAACTGCAAGACTTCAGCACCCAGCGGATCCTGGTAAACAGCGGCGTCTACAGCCTGGGCCAACTGAGTTTCCCGGCCGCCGACAGCGACCTCGACAGCAACTCCACCTCGTGGAAGCTGGGCCTGGAATACCAGGTCACGCCTTCGACCCTGCTGTATTCCACGATCAGCCGCGGGATCAAATCCGGCGGCTTCACCGCCTACAACTCCAGCTACGCCGAGCAGATCGCGCCGGTCAAACCGGAGAAACTGCTGGCGTATGAACTGGGCTTCAAAAGCGACTTGAGCGACACCCTGCGCATCAACGGCTCGGCGTTCTACTACGACTACCGCGACCAGCAGTACCAATCCCAAGTGTGGATCAGCCAGCAGATCGGCAACGTCGGGCGACTGGTGAATATTCCCAAATCGAAAATCTACGGCTATGAATTCGAGCTGCAATGGGAGCCGCTGCCAGGCCTGACGCTGGGCCAATACTTCGGCACCAAAAAGGGCAAATACCTCGACTACAAGGGCCTTGATAGCACCGCCACCCGGGCCGTGGGCTTTGCCTATCCGGTGTACACCGACTTCTCCGGCTCCAGCCTGACCAACTTCCCGAAAATCAGTTACGGCGGCCAGTTGCAATATGTGTGGGATGTCGGCGGCTTCACCTTCAGTGCCGAGAGCGATTACTCGTTCCACGACCGCATCGTCGGCAGCAACGGCACCACCACCCAGAAATACTGGCTGGCGAATGCGCGCCTGGGCATCACGCCCAAAGGCAGTCACTGGTCGGGTGCCTTGTGGGCCCGCAACGTGTTCGACAAGCAGTACGACCTGTACCACGGCTCGTTCCTGTCCAACGCACAGATCGCTACACCGGGTGAGCCACGCACCGTGGGAGTCCAGGCCAGCTACACATTCTGA
- a CDS encoding ATP-binding protein: MSSSKYPAASFMDLAPQAPDHTENAIGFGPFLLLARQHVLLRNGEPVTLGSRALYLLIALASRAGELLEKSELISFAWPKVVVEECNLRAQIVALRRALGDDGNFSYIVTVPGRGYRFVAPVTMQAVSESTVPQAMMPALTADVPSLQPATPGTVIGREQLILSLADQVLSQRFVTITGPGGIGKTTVALAVAQLLQGRFPQGMCFVDLAPATSGQWVAGMLASALGIQSVSDEPLQSVASVLAHSPLLLVLDNCEHVLQATADAVEVLLRCAPQCCVLTTSREPLRADGERVHDLAPLLVPDEDASLSAEQAMTWSGIALFIERVKALDPGFVFKDADVAAASAICRKLDSNALAIEIAAARVRTFGIQDLVGLLDGSFRLQMTGRRTALARHRSLSATLDWTYSMLSGDEQAMLRQLAVFTGSFTLDAVKAMTASSTLDGRNALPLLESLMDKSLLIAGESRLLKRYRLLETTRAYALEKLNEHGEADATRQRHALFALGVLQEAGQTLDGLSPETWVGLYGPEINTVRAALEWAFSPSGDLPTGIELTLGGVPLWLRLSLVSECRTWVDKGLASAATTPLPLRQRMLLQTALASVLMLTYGTGGPMREAWRQVREDARDLGDAEHKLRALWGLWSDRCGCNQYAEALELAERYITLSHSGNQQLLGKRMRALALFHMGDLAGARQNIDEALGSPSAPRSHIIDVHFDQRIAARCLKAQVQLLEGDVDPALRLIGSCVDESITLDHPATLWYTLCLGAIPLALLASNLPKVRYYLGLLQDSTTQQDLHIWRQFRLCFESILLIRQGSPEEGVPLLGEALHHLHGQGDSQLYSLLRCEYALGLARLGLEKLALEVLEDTLQLALGRHERWFVPQMLRIKAQLILRQAQFGAVDKAKVLLRQAWVDAQLAGAHFWRAQIASDLARLQEPKMRIASLPRFQHR; encoded by the coding sequence ATGAGTTCGAGCAAATACCCCGCAGCGTCCTTTATGGACCTCGCCCCCCAGGCCCCGGACCACACCGAGAACGCTATCGGTTTTGGCCCCTTTCTCTTGTTGGCGCGCCAGCATGTATTGCTGCGCAACGGCGAGCCGGTGACCCTCGGCAGCCGCGCCTTGTACTTGCTGATCGCCCTCGCCAGCCGGGCTGGCGAGTTGCTGGAAAAGTCCGAGCTGATCTCTTTCGCCTGGCCCAAGGTGGTGGTGGAGGAATGCAACCTGCGCGCGCAGATCGTGGCGCTGCGCCGGGCGCTGGGGGATGACGGCAACTTCAGCTACATCGTCACCGTGCCGGGCCGGGGCTACCGGTTTGTCGCACCGGTGACGATGCAGGCAGTGAGTGAAAGCACAGTGCCCCAAGCCATGATGCCGGCCCTGACGGCAGACGTACCCAGCCTGCAACCGGCGACGCCGGGCACGGTGATTGGCCGTGAGCAACTGATCCTGAGCCTTGCCGACCAGGTCCTGAGCCAGCGCTTCGTGACCATCACCGGCCCCGGCGGCATCGGCAAGACCACCGTCGCCCTGGCCGTGGCGCAACTGCTGCAGGGTCGCTTTCCCCAGGGCATGTGCTTCGTCGACCTGGCCCCCGCCACCAGCGGCCAATGGGTGGCCGGCATGCTCGCCAGCGCCCTGGGCATCCAGAGCGTAAGTGACGAGCCGCTGCAAAGCGTGGCCTCGGTGCTCGCCCACAGCCCGCTGCTGCTGGTGCTCGACAACTGCGAGCACGTACTGCAAGCCACTGCCGACGCGGTCGAAGTGCTGCTGCGCTGCGCGCCCCAGTGTTGCGTGCTGACCACCAGCCGCGAACCGCTGCGGGCCGACGGCGAACGGGTGCACGACCTGGCACCGCTGCTGGTGCCGGATGAAGACGCCAGCCTGAGTGCCGAGCAAGCCATGACCTGGTCCGGCATCGCGTTGTTTATCGAACGGGTCAAGGCCCTCGACCCCGGCTTCGTGTTCAAGGACGCCGACGTCGCCGCTGCCAGCGCCATCTGCCGTAAGCTCGACAGCAATGCCCTGGCCATCGAAATCGCTGCGGCGCGGGTGCGTACCTTCGGCATTCAGGACCTCGTGGGCTTGCTCGACGGCAGCTTCCGCCTGCAAATGACCGGCCGGCGTACCGCCCTGGCGCGCCACCGTTCACTGAGCGCGACCCTGGACTGGACCTACTCGATGCTCTCCGGCGACGAACAGGCGATGTTGCGCCAACTGGCGGTGTTTACCGGTTCCTTCACCCTGGACGCGGTCAAGGCCATGACCGCCAGCAGCACCCTCGATGGGCGCAACGCCCTGCCCTTGCTCGAAAGCCTGATGGACAAGTCGCTGCTGATCGCCGGTGAATCCCGGTTGCTCAAGCGCTACCGCCTGCTGGAAACCACCCGCGCCTACGCCCTGGAGAAACTCAACGAACACGGCGAAGCCGATGCCACCCGCCAGCGCCATGCACTGTTTGCCCTAGGGGTTTTGCAGGAAGCCGGGCAGACCCTCGACGGGCTTTCCCCCGAGACCTGGGTCGGCCTCTACGGCCCGGAAATCAACACGGTCCGCGCGGCACTGGAGTGGGCCTTTTCACCCTCGGGCGACCTGCCCACCGGCATCGAACTGACCCTGGGCGGCGTGCCATTGTGGCTGCGCCTGTCGCTGGTCAGCGAGTGCCGCACCTGGGTCGACAAAGGCCTGGCCAGCGCCGCCACCACCCCGCTGCCGCTGCGCCAGCGCATGCTGCTGCAAACCGCCCTGGCCAGTGTGCTGATGCTGACCTACGGCACCGGCGGCCCGATGCGTGAAGCCTGGCGCCAGGTGCGCGAAGACGCCCGCGACCTGGGCGACGCCGAACACAAGCTGCGGGCGCTGTGGGGCCTGTGGAGCGACCGTTGCGGCTGCAACCAATACGCCGAGGCGCTGGAACTGGCCGAGCGCTACATCACCCTGAGCCACAGCGGCAACCAGCAACTGCTGGGCAAACGCATGCGCGCCCTGGCGTTGTTCCACATGGGCGACCTGGCCGGTGCCCGGCAGAATATCGACGAGGCGCTGGGGTCACCCTCGGCACCGCGTTCGCACATTATCGATGTGCATTTTGACCAGCGCATCGCCGCCCGCTGCCTCAAGGCGCAGGTGCAGTTGCTGGAGGGCGATGTTGACCCGGCGCTGCGCTTGATCGGCAGTTGCGTCGATGAATCCATCACCCTCGATCATCCGGCAACCCTCTGGTACACCCTGTGCCTGGGGGCGATTCCGCTGGCATTGCTGGCGTCCAACCTGCCCAAGGTGCGCTATTACCTGGGGCTGCTGCAAGACAGCACGACACAGCAAGACCTGCACATTTGGCGTCAGTTTCGCCTGTGTTTCGAGAGCATCCTGCTGATCCGCCAGGGCTCGCCCGAGGAAGGCGTGCCGCTGTTGGGTGAGGCGTTGCACCACTTGCATGGGCAGGGCGATAGCCAGCTGTATAGCCTGTTGCGCTGCGAATACGCCCTGGGCCTGGCACGGCTCGGGCTGGAGAAACTGGCGCTGGAAGTGCTGGAAGACACCCTGCAATTGGCCCTGGGCCGGCATGAGCGCTGGTTCGTGCCGCAGATGCTGCGGATCAAGGCGCAGCTGATTCTGCGCCAGGCGCAGTTCGGCGCGGTGGACAAGGCCAAGGTGCTGCTGCGCCAGGCCTGGGTCGATGCGCAGTTGGCCGGCGCGCATTTTTGGCGGGCACAGATTGCCAGTGACCTGGCCAGGTTGCAGGAGCCGAAGATGCGGATTGCTTCGTTGCCAAGGTTTCAGCATCGGTAA